A single window of Hippocampus zosterae strain Florida chromosome 15, ASM2543408v3, whole genome shotgun sequence DNA harbors:
- the LOC127616325 gene encoding insulin-like growth factor-binding protein 3: MDSCFCALCVTFVLASFGRGSGALGPVIKCEPCDYGARLSCKPLPKDCAERVREPGCGCCLTCALSFGQPCGVYTGRCGAGLACQHQPGETRPLQALLEGRGVCANATSARRLVDRPTPPVNELPETIETPDEEHNSTGGVFQNTHSAHSRPTGPVKPALNPFPPSAKAEILRREQQKRIKSFKMEDVPGPLLTDQQNFSLEIKPEPEYGPCRRELESILGSLKITDTLNPRGFRIPNCDKKGFYKKKQCRPSKGRKRGFCWCVDKYGQPLPGFDGKERGVARHVSSQSQ; encoded by the exons ATGGATTCGTGCTTCTGCGCCCTTTGCGTGACTTTCGTGCTGGCGTCTTTTGGCCGCGGGTCAGGTGCGCTGGGCCCGGTGATCAAGTGCGAGCCGTGCGACTATGGCGCGCGCCTGTCCTGCAAACCTCTGCCCAAGGACTGCGCAGAGAGAGTCCGAGAGCCGGGCTGCGGCTGCTGCCTGACGTGCGCGCTCAGTTTCGGCCAGCCGTGCGGCGTGTACACGGGCAGATGCGGCGCCGGGCTCGCCTGCCAGCACCAACCAGGCGAGACCAGACCGCTGCAGGCGCTTCTGGAGGGACGAGGGGTCTGCGCCAACGCCACGAGCGCTCGACGCCTCGTGGACAGACCGACGCCTCCCGTCAATGAACTGCCAG AGACCATCGAGACTCCGGACGAGGAGCACAACTCTACCGGTGGCGTCTTCCAGAACACGCACAGTGCACATAGCAGACCCACGGGACCCGTGAAACCTGCGCTTAACCCCTTCCCGCCCTCTGCCAAGGCTGAAATCCTACGACGGGAGCAGCAGAAGAGAATTAAAAGCTTTAAAATGGAGGACGTGCCTGGACCACTCCTGACAGACCAACAGAACTTCTCCCTGGAGATCAAACCGGAGCCTGAGTAT GGTCCCTGTCGGCGAGAGCTCGAGAGCATCCTCGGCAGCCTCAAGATTACGGACACACTCAACCCTCGAGGTTTCCGCATACCAAACTGCGACAAGAAAGGCTTTTATAAGAAAAAGCAG TGCCGTCCATCCAAGGGCAGAAAGCGAGGCTTCTGTTGGTGTGTGGACAAATACGGGCAGCCCTTGCCAGGTTTCGATGGGAAGGAGCGAGGAGTCGCCCGACACGTCAGCTCGCAAAGCCAATAG
- the LOC127616328 gene encoding insulin-like growth factor-binding protein 1, whose product MCGLREKKMLVTAVVLAAAAAAVRSSPMVGPEPIRCAPCTQEKLSECPAVPTGCGQVLREPGCGCCMACALERGSACGVHTAHCASGLRCLPRPGEASPLHALTRGHGVCVEDQENADGEADHSSLQYMLGFPNQDAADAQESIKAKVNAIRNKLVQQGPCHIELDAALDTIASSQQNLGEKFTTFYLPNCDKHGFYKAKQCESSLVGPPTRCWCVSAWNGKILPGAGNIPGDSECHQEVTH is encoded by the exons atgtgtggattACGCGAGAAGAAGATGCTGGTGACGGCCGTGGttttggcggcggcggcggctgcggtGAGGTCATCCCCGATGGTGGGCCCCGAGCCAATTCGTTGCGCCCCCTGCACTCAGGAGAAGCTGAGCGAATGTCCCGCCGTCCCGACCGGCTGCGGGCAGGTGCTGAGGGAGCCCGGCTGCGGATGCTGCATGGCCTGCGCCCTGGAAAGAGGGAGCGCCTGCGGGGTCCACACGGCCCACTGCGCCAGCGGTCTACGCTGCCTGCCCAGGCCCGGTGAGGCCAGCCCTCTCCATGCCCTCACACGGGGGCACGGTGTCTGTGTCGAAGACCAAG AAAATGCTGACGGGGAAGCGGATCACAGCTCCCTCCAGTACATGCTGGGCTTTCCCAATCAAGACGCCGCAGACGCTCAGGAAAGCATCAAGGCCAAAGTGAATGCCATCCGAAACAAACTGGTACAGCAG GGTCCTTGTCACATTGAGCTAGATGCCGCCCTGGACACCATCGCCAGCTCTCAACAGAACCTCGGCGAGAAGTTCACCACCTTCTACCTCCCCAACTGCGACAAGCATGGCTTCTACAAAGCCAAGCAG TGTGAGTCATCTCTGGTGGGACCTCCCACTCGCTGCTGGTGCGTCTCGGCCTGGAACGGCAAGATCCTCCCCGGAGCCGGCAACATCCCAGGCGACTCAGAGTGCCACCAGGAAGTCACtcactga